Proteins co-encoded in one Acidovorax sp. 69 genomic window:
- a CDS encoding feruloyl-CoA synthase yields MHPVFLDDETQMAPPRAVRTFFDDGSFTLRSPVDLQPYARCVGEWLERWALETPNALALAERDGGGERWCGVTYAQLRRAVGAVAQSLIDLKLPAGRPIAILSENAVDHAVLMLAAMHVGITPCSLSSAYARSRDLSRLHDMLAVLDPCLVYASDAQTYLPALACFDGDAVKVFSHNADLCPGALAFEQLQSAQETPAVRKAFETLMPDGHAKYLLTSGSTGRPKVVINTHRMLCANQQMMAQTWRFLGQEKPVLVDWLPWSHTFGGNHNLNMVLCHGGTLYIDEGRPMPGLIEKTVRNLRDVQPTMLFNVPRGFDMLLPFLEADDALAVEVLARMRLAFYAAAALAPSTWQRLEALAHRVRPSRPLWLTTSWGSTETAPAITTAHWRLEGAGCIGAPLPGLELKLVPNGSKLEMRVKGVSVFAGYRNAPRETAAAFDHEGFYCIGDAGYLVDADRPERGVVFNGRVAEDFKLSSGSWVSVGTLRVELVSKLAPLVQDIVLTGHDRDEVGMLVFPSATGAADTPRLQAALRTLMQVRRSAGAGSSQCPVRAMVMVSPPDADAGEITDKGYINQRAVLSRRAVEVEALYSSPAGPGVLVA; encoded by the coding sequence ATGCATCCTGTATTCCTTGATGACGAAACCCAAATGGCGCCACCGCGCGCGGTACGCACGTTCTTCGATGATGGCTCGTTCACTCTGCGCTCGCCTGTCGACCTGCAGCCCTACGCGCGCTGCGTTGGCGAATGGCTGGAGCGCTGGGCGCTGGAGACCCCCAATGCGCTGGCGCTGGCCGAGCGTGATGGAGGCGGTGAGCGCTGGTGTGGCGTGACGTACGCGCAATTGCGCCGCGCTGTAGGCGCGGTCGCACAGTCGCTGATCGACCTGAAGCTGCCTGCAGGTCGGCCCATCGCCATCCTGTCTGAGAACGCGGTGGACCACGCCGTGCTCATGCTCGCGGCCATGCATGTCGGCATCACGCCGTGTTCGCTGTCGAGTGCGTATGCGCGCTCCCGCGACCTCAGCCGTCTGCACGACATGCTGGCGGTGTTGGATCCCTGTCTGGTCTACGCTTCCGATGCCCAGACCTATTTGCCAGCCCTGGCCTGCTTCGACGGGGATGCCGTGAAGGTCTTCAGCCACAACGCCGACCTCTGTCCGGGCGCCTTGGCGTTTGAGCAGTTGCAAAGTGCCCAGGAAACACCTGCAGTGCGCAAGGCGTTCGAGACCCTGATGCCCGACGGCCATGCCAAGTACCTGCTGACCTCTGGCTCCACTGGGCGGCCCAAAGTGGTCATCAACACGCATCGGATGCTGTGCGCCAACCAGCAGATGATGGCCCAGACATGGCGCTTTCTTGGCCAGGAAAAGCCGGTGCTGGTGGACTGGCTGCCCTGGAGTCATACCTTCGGCGGCAACCATAACCTCAACATGGTGCTGTGCCATGGGGGCACGCTCTACATTGATGAGGGGCGACCCATGCCAGGGCTCATTGAGAAGACAGTGCGCAATTTGCGCGACGTCCAGCCCACGATGCTCTTCAACGTGCCCCGGGGTTTTGACATGCTGCTTCCGTTTCTGGAGGCCGACGACGCACTGGCGGTGGAAGTCCTTGCGCGCATGCGTTTGGCCTTCTATGCGGCGGCGGCGCTGGCTCCGTCCACCTGGCAGCGGCTGGAGGCGCTGGCCCACCGGGTGCGCCCTTCCCGCCCTCTGTGGCTGACAACATCGTGGGGATCGACCGAGACAGCCCCCGCGATCACCACCGCGCACTGGCGCCTGGAGGGCGCAGGCTGCATTGGGGCGCCGCTGCCTGGGCTGGAACTCAAACTTGTGCCCAACGGCAGCAAGCTGGAGATGCGGGTGAAAGGAGTGTCGGTATTTGCGGGTTACCGCAACGCACCGCGCGAGACAGCGGCGGCTTTTGACCACGAAGGCTTCTATTGCATCGGCGACGCGGGGTATCTGGTTGACGCCGACCGGCCGGAGCGGGGTGTGGTGTTCAACGGGCGCGTGGCCGAGGACTTTAAATTGTCGAGCGGCAGCTGGGTGTCTGTGGGCACGCTGCGGGTGGAGCTGGTGTCGAAGCTGGCCCCGCTGGTGCAGGACATCGTTCTCACTGGCCACGACCGCGATGAAGTCGGTATGCTCGTTTTCCCGTCTGCCACCGGGGCGGCGGACACCCCCAGATTGCAGGCCGCTTTGCGTACCCTCATGCAAGTGAGGCGCAGCGCGGGTGCGGGGTCATCACAATGCCCTGTACGGGCTATGGTGATGGTTTCTCCGCCGGATGCAGATGCGGGCGAAATCACCGACAAGGGTTACATCAACCAGAGGGCGGTGTTGTCGCGTCGTGCCGTGGAGGTTGAAGCGCTGTACTCCAGCCCAGCAGGGCCGGGCGTACTTGTGGCGTAA
- a CDS encoding HU family DNA-binding protein — translation MATAKKTTAPAKKVVTKAAAPVAKKAAPAAKKAAPAKKAAPAAKKAVAPAAKPVAAVAVLKPIKTVFNKTTLIAHLAEQSGVEPKAAKAVLAALEAAILGSVHKKGSGEFTLPGVLKIGLQQVPAKKKRFGKDPFTGAERWFPAKPASVKIKTRALKKLKDATA, via the coding sequence ATGGCAACTGCAAAAAAAACCACTGCTCCTGCAAAGAAGGTCGTCACCAAAGCCGCTGCACCTGTAGCCAAAAAAGCCGCTCCTGCTGCAAAAAAGGCGGCCCCCGCCAAGAAGGCAGCGCCCGCCGCTAAAAAGGCTGTGGCGCCCGCAGCCAAGCCTGTAGCCGCCGTTGCAGTGCTCAAGCCGATCAAGACGGTGTTCAACAAGACCACGCTGATCGCCCACCTGGCTGAGCAGTCGGGCGTGGAACCCAAGGCCGCCAAGGCCGTGTTGGCAGCACTGGAAGCTGCCATTCTGGGCTCCGTACACAAGAAGGGCTCCGGCGAATTCACGCTGCCCGGCGTGCTGAAGATTGGTCTGCAGCAAGTGCCCGCCAAGAAGAAGCGCTTCGGAAAAGACCCGTTCACGGGTGCAGAGCGCTGGTTCCCTGCCAAGCCAGCATCGGTCAAGATCAAGACCCGCGCCCTGAAGAAGCTCAAGGACGCCACAGCCTGA
- a CDS encoding diguanylate cyclase has protein sequence MQLSRMLHLLGALVLVATIALVGRMATTEWRSVHQASESLRLLDQLRLGLLAVEMVSRERGPTNGALGDALPLEAHRAQALQEARARTDQAFDALLQAVAFVPRPAVGSAGLAQSVQVARQALVKARSGVDEALAMPQSQRSATTIREAVYGMVAVVPLLAPVTNALASTAQHAYPVLSDDVQGARLAVDLREYAGLLGSHFTAALVKGEPFSPAERRAIDETRGRIAQLRALVELRLPLPGKSAAAVHAWGRVEARYFGVTQALLDTVLAQGDGDGHYGLSAAGFAALYVPEMNPILELRDALLVQAHEQASQEYQRALRVLIWALAGSGVLLVVLGGALYVIQYRVLQPLAKTTRALSALANDNLQAPLPELMADDEMAAVIGAVRSLQGQTMRRQELERERDRLIEQLKEQSETDYLTGLPNRRSFIAKARSVLAQAMRYDVDVALVVLDIDWFKQLNDTLGHAAGDKALLSVADVLRAQLREGDLVARFGGEEFVVLLRHCDREQGLQFAERLREMIAGAQVLGTADPAVAVTASLGIADSGRLGWGLDALLSAADAAMYQAKNAGRNRAVASSSA, from the coding sequence ATGCAACTCAGTCGAATGCTTCATCTGCTGGGCGCCCTCGTCCTTGTTGCGACGATTGCGTTGGTCGGACGCATGGCGACAACGGAATGGCGGTCTGTCCACCAGGCCTCTGAAAGTCTTCGGCTGTTGGATCAGTTGCGGCTGGGGTTGCTGGCGGTGGAGATGGTCTCGCGGGAACGTGGGCCGACCAATGGCGCGCTGGGGGATGCCTTGCCCTTGGAAGCGCACCGCGCTCAGGCACTGCAAGAGGCGCGTGCGCGCACCGACCAGGCGTTTGATGCGCTGCTGCAGGCGGTGGCTTTTGTACCTCGCCCTGCCGTGGGCAGCGCTGGCCTCGCGCAGAGCGTGCAGGTCGCCCGCCAGGCATTGGTAAAAGCCCGCAGTGGCGTTGACGAGGCGCTGGCAATGCCCCAAAGCCAGCGCTCTGCGACCACGATTCGCGAGGCTGTTTATGGCATGGTGGCCGTGGTGCCTCTGCTGGCCCCGGTGACCAATGCCCTTGCCAGTACAGCGCAGCACGCCTATCCCGTGCTGAGCGACGATGTTCAGGGTGCACGCCTGGCTGTGGACTTGCGCGAGTATGCCGGGCTGCTGGGCTCTCACTTCACGGCGGCGCTGGTCAAAGGCGAACCGTTTTCTCCCGCAGAACGCCGGGCTATCGATGAAACACGTGGGCGTATTGCGCAGTTGCGGGCCTTGGTGGAACTGCGGCTGCCACTTCCTGGCAAATCAGCCGCTGCAGTACATGCGTGGGGCCGCGTGGAGGCCCGCTATTTTGGTGTGACGCAAGCGTTGCTGGACACAGTGCTGGCCCAGGGAGACGGCGATGGGCACTATGGTTTGTCTGCTGCGGGGTTTGCGGCGCTGTATGTGCCGGAAATGAACCCCATCCTGGAGCTGCGCGATGCACTGCTGGTGCAGGCCCATGAACAAGCTTCTCAGGAGTACCAGCGTGCCCTGCGGGTGCTGATCTGGGCGCTGGCCGGATCGGGCGTGCTTCTGGTGGTGCTGGGTGGCGCGTTGTATGTCATTCAGTACCGGGTGCTGCAACCCCTGGCAAAGACCACGCGGGCCCTCAGTGCTCTGGCAAACGACAATTTGCAGGCGCCTTTGCCCGAGCTGATGGCCGACGACGAAATGGCCGCAGTCATTGGCGCTGTGCGTTCGTTGCAAGGCCAGACGATGCGGCGTCAGGAGCTGGAGCGTGAGCGGGATCGGCTCATAGAGCAGTTGAAGGAGCAGTCCGAAACCGACTACCTCACGGGGCTGCCCAATCGCCGCTCTTTCATTGCAAAAGCGCGCAGTGTTTTGGCACAGGCCATGCGTTACGACGTCGATGTGGCTTTGGTGGTGCTGGATATCGACTGGTTTAAGCAGCTCAACGACACGCTGGGCCATGCGGCCGGCGACAAGGCCTTGCTGTCGGTGGCCGATGTCCTGCGCGCTCAGTTGCGCGAAGGGGATCTGGTCGCGCGTTTTGGTGGCGAAGAGTTTGTAGTCTTGCTCCGTCACTGTGATCGTGAGCAGGGCCTGCAATTTGCGGAGCGGCTGCGCGAGATGATTGCGGGTGCGCAGGTGCTGGGCACTGCAGATCCCGCCGTGGCGGTGACCGCAAGTCTTGGCATTGCAGACTCAGGGCGCTTGGGATGGGGGCTGGACGCGTTGTTGTCAGCGGCAGACGCAGCGATGTATCAGGCCAAGAATGCGGGGCGCAATCGTGCTGTCGCCTCATCCAGCGCTTGA
- a CDS encoding hemolysin III family protein, with protein MQQRQQDMAEEIANSVLHGATLLGAFLAAPRLLASATPANASAHTGLWIFVTTMTLLYGASTLYHAMPEGRSKQWLLRLDNAAIYLFIAGSYTPFALLSPGDSTRSVQLTLVWLAAAAGFAVKVRALHMPPLLSTALYVTMGWLVLLAALPLMAQLPAVSTAWLVIGGVAYTVGVVFFVLDTAVRYAHAIWHGFVAAGTGCHIVAVLGLSQPLQA; from the coding sequence ATGCAGCAACGACAGCAGGACATGGCCGAGGAAATCGCCAACAGCGTGCTGCACGGTGCCACCCTGCTCGGGGCTTTCCTGGCCGCTCCCAGACTACTGGCATCGGCCACGCCTGCCAATGCCAGCGCACACACAGGGCTGTGGATCTTCGTGACCACGATGACCCTGCTGTACGGCGCGTCCACCCTCTATCACGCCATGCCTGAAGGACGATCCAAGCAGTGGCTATTGCGGCTGGACAACGCGGCCATCTATCTTTTCATTGCAGGCAGCTACACCCCGTTTGCCCTTCTTTCGCCAGGGGATTCCACCCGCAGTGTTCAGCTGACCCTGGTGTGGCTGGCAGCTGCGGCGGGGTTTGCCGTGAAGGTGCGGGCGCTTCACATGCCGCCCCTGCTTTCAACGGCCTTGTACGTGACGATGGGCTGGCTCGTTTTGCTGGCGGCACTGCCACTCATGGCGCAATTGCCTGCGGTAAGCACCGCATGGCTGGTGATCGGGGGTGTGGCCTACACCGTCGGGGTGGTGTTTTTTGTGCTGGATACGGCCGTGCGTTATGCACATGCCATATGGCATGGGTTCGTGGCAGCGGGCACAGGCTGCCACATCGTTGCCGTGCTGGGGCTTTCGCAGCCGTTGCAGGCTTGA
- a CDS encoding M14 family zinc carboxypeptidase: MLPELLALEKIMELGAPHLQVQVIRQVPLASGECLPIYAIGVGNPALDVPAVGFFGGVHGLERIGAEVVIAYLQNVVMRLQWDTTLHQQLERVRLVFMPIVNPGGMWSATRANPRGVDLMRNAPVDAVDRVPLWVGGQRVSAGLPWYRGRLGEPMEVESQALCEVVTQQLLARPFSMALDCHSGFGVKDRLWFPFAHTRRPIAHLAELHALQEIFLQAHSNHQYVIEPQSAQYLAHGDLWDYLYLQACRDVPAHTFLPLTLEMGSWLWIKKNPRQLFSRNGIFNPLIDHRQQRVLRRHLSLLDFLSRAACSHARWAPAPEQRAQRRTDALAIWY, translated from the coding sequence ATGCTGCCCGAACTCCTGGCTCTGGAAAAAATCATGGAGCTGGGCGCGCCCCATCTTCAGGTTCAGGTGATTCGGCAAGTGCCTCTGGCGTCCGGCGAGTGCTTGCCGATCTATGCCATCGGCGTGGGCAATCCGGCGCTGGATGTGCCGGCCGTGGGCTTCTTTGGCGGCGTGCACGGGCTGGAGCGCATCGGGGCCGAGGTGGTCATTGCCTACCTGCAGAACGTGGTCATGCGCCTGCAATGGGACACCACGCTGCACCAGCAGTTGGAGCGTGTGCGTTTGGTCTTCATGCCCATCGTCAACCCAGGGGGCATGTGGTCTGCCACGCGGGCCAATCCGCGCGGTGTGGACCTGATGCGCAACGCGCCGGTGGATGCCGTGGATCGCGTACCGCTGTGGGTTGGCGGGCAGCGCGTGAGTGCGGGACTGCCCTGGTACCGGGGGCGCCTCGGAGAACCGATGGAGGTGGAAAGCCAGGCGCTGTGCGAGGTTGTCACGCAGCAGTTGCTGGCGCGGCCTTTCAGCATGGCACTGGACTGCCACTCGGGTTTTGGGGTGAAAGACCGGCTGTGGTTTCCGTTTGCGCACACACGCCGGCCGATTGCGCACCTGGCAGAACTGCATGCGCTGCAAGAGATCTTCTTGCAAGCCCACAGCAATCACCAGTACGTCATTGAGCCCCAGAGCGCGCAGTACCTGGCCCATGGTGACCTGTGGGACTACCTGTACCTGCAGGCATGCCGTGACGTGCCCGCGCACACCTTCTTGCCCCTCACGCTGGAGATGGGGTCGTGGCTATGGATCAAAAAGAACCCCCGCCAGCTGTTCTCGCGCAACGGCATCTTCAACCCCCTCATCGATCATCGCCAGCAGCGTGTTTTGCGGCGGCATCTGTCGCTGCTTGATTTTTTGTCGCGTGCGGCCTGCAGCCACGCCCGCTGGGCGCCCGCGCCTGAGCAGCGCGCACAGCGCCGCACCGATGCGCTGGCAATCTGGTATTGA
- a CDS encoding alpha/beta fold hydrolase has product MRQWILLRGLTRESAHWGGLVADLQRALPGDSVLALDLPGNGQWHRMPSPTSVQGMVQACRADLAARGLVPPFHLLAMSLGAMVAVEWARVAPEEIVEGVLVNTSLRPFSPFYHRLRPRNYGPLLRRVLPARSALVVEQQVLAMTSNRAKEHAPVLAAWLAVRRQRPVSVVNALRQLVAAACYRAPAIAPQPPLLLLASRDDQLVASACSHTIAAAWNLPLVMHPFAGHDLSLDDPAWLVEQVRQWAQRHD; this is encoded by the coding sequence ATGCGCCAATGGATTTTGCTGCGGGGGCTGACCCGTGAGTCGGCCCATTGGGGTGGGCTGGTGGCCGACCTGCAGCGGGCGCTGCCGGGCGATTCCGTGCTGGCGCTCGACCTGCCGGGCAATGGCCAATGGCACCGGATGCCGTCGCCCACCTCGGTGCAGGGCATGGTGCAGGCCTGCCGGGCTGATCTGGCTGCGCGTGGATTGGTGCCGCCGTTTCACCTGCTGGCCATGTCTCTGGGGGCCATGGTGGCGGTGGAGTGGGCACGTGTGGCCCCTGAGGAGATCGTGGAAGGTGTGCTGGTGAACACCAGCTTGCGCCCCTTCAGCCCGTTTTATCACCGGCTGCGTCCGCGCAACTACGGGCCCTTGCTGCGCCGGGTGTTGCCGGCCCGGTCGGCGCTCGTGGTGGAGCAGCAGGTGTTGGCCATGACCAGCAATCGCGCCAAGGAGCATGCCCCGGTGCTGGCGGCCTGGCTGGCGGTGCGCAGGCAGCGGCCGGTATCGGTGGTCAACGCGCTGCGCCAGCTGGTGGCCGCTGCGTGCTACCGGGCCCCGGCCATTGCACCCCAGCCCCCTTTGCTGCTGCTGGCCAGCCGGGATGACCAATTGGTGGCGAGCGCATGTTCGCACACGATTGCTGCCGCGTGGAACCTGCCCTTGGTGATGCACCCATTTGCGGGCCACGATCTGTCGCTGGACGACCCCGCCTGGCTGGTGGAGCAGGTTCGGCAGTGGGCGCAGCGCCACGACTGA
- a CDS encoding SPOR domain-containing protein gives MLDHTDPVASIIPAMSLDSPSDNAMAAMSRLALGPVNADYYLKVFERFDDTGRTTTTWNWAACLCTLNWMLFRQLWGAALVYVAAAEGLALIVFGVGRSLLHWPVGVELGVLGAFAVLAFAVPGLYGNAILYADIRKRIARALAASRTVPEACALLEKQASSRKRLQVLVVANGVLGIAALIAYLALSPSDVKPLALEPAVTVAQATAAANAASATKPVGALPAPVTEAAPTPAPPPATSETATAATPAPVAPAPVPSAPSAPAPVPPAPAAAAAKKSAEPPSPTPSATATASTKAATATPPKPATSAASPPAPAPAASTTKPLPARRDAASRAAAPPKPKAPAAAASTADTALPTVGTAPGYYINVGLFAEEANARKTQARLLNEGLPAFRQELNNAKGRRIRVRVGPYDTRAQADSAAEAIRAMALEAVVFKQP, from the coding sequence ATGCTCGACCACACGGATCCTGTCGCCTCCATCATCCCAGCCATGTCGCTCGATTCGCCATCCGACAACGCCATGGCGGCCATGTCGCGCCTGGCGCTGGGGCCGGTGAATGCGGACTACTACCTGAAGGTATTCGAGCGCTTTGACGACACCGGCCGCACAACCACCACCTGGAACTGGGCCGCCTGCCTTTGCACCCTGAATTGGATGTTGTTTCGCCAGTTGTGGGGCGCCGCGCTGGTCTATGTGGCGGCAGCCGAGGGGCTGGCGCTGATCGTATTCGGGGTGGGCCGCTCTTTACTGCACTGGCCTGTGGGCGTGGAGCTGGGTGTGCTGGGCGCTTTTGCGGTACTGGCCTTTGCCGTGCCGGGGCTGTATGGCAACGCCATCCTGTACGCCGACATCCGCAAACGCATTGCGCGCGCGCTGGCGGCGTCGCGCACGGTGCCCGAGGCCTGTGCGCTGCTCGAAAAGCAAGCCAGCTCGCGCAAGCGGCTGCAAGTGCTGGTGGTGGCCAATGGGGTGCTGGGCATCGCCGCGCTGATCGCCTACCTGGCCCTGTCGCCCTCGGATGTGAAGCCCCTGGCGCTGGAGCCCGCCGTCACAGTGGCGCAGGCCACGGCAGCGGCCAACGCGGCATCGGCCACCAAGCCCGTAGGGGCCTTGCCCGCTCCAGTGACAGAAGCAGCGCCCACGCCTGCTCCACCGCCTGCCACGTCCGAGACGGCCACAGCAGCCACACCGGCACCTGTGGCGCCAGCGCCCGTTCCATCTGCGCCTTCGGCACCTGCCCCTGTCCCGCCAGCGCCTGCTGCCGCAGCTGCCAAAAAATCGGCCGAGCCCCCATCCCCCACGCCGTCCGCAACAGCCACAGCGTCCACCAAGGCCGCCACGGCAACGCCGCCCAAGCCCGCGACCTCTGCGGCATCGCCCCCCGCGCCAGCACCTGCAGCCAGCACCACCAAGCCCCTCCCTGCGCGCCGCGATGCAGCCAGCCGGGCGGCAGCCCCCCCCAAGCCCAAGGCACCGGCGGCAGCAGCTTCCACCGCCGATACCGCGCTGCCCACGGTGGGCACTGCCCCGGGCTACTACATCAACGTGGGCCTGTTCGCCGAAGAAGCCAACGCACGCAAGACGCAGGCGCGCCTGCTCAACGAAGGCCTGCCCGCCTTCCGCCAGGAGCTGAACAACGCCAAGGGGCGACGCATCCGTGTCCGCGTGGGCCCCTACGACACGCGCGCGCAGGCCGACAGTGCGGCAGAAGCGATCCGCGCCATGGCGCTGGAAGCGGTGGTGTTCAAGCAACCATAG
- a CDS encoding acetyl-CoA acetyltransferase: MGVSIVGWAHLPFGRLDGLGLEDLITRAGREALQHAGIDGTVVDGVWLGNLNGGFTPDVFASSLVLQCDDALRWKPATRLENACASGSAAIYAACDAIEAGRAKVALVIGAEKMTAVSGAETTRILGECGYSGEAGHPPGGFPGIFATIAQDYFAAHGDHSSTLARIAAKNHANGVLNPWAHMRKDLGFEFCNTVSERNPMIAAPLRKTDCSLVSDGAAALILAADGAVGDFPRAVRFKARAQVNDYLPMARRRVVDFEGPRRAWQQALQQAGCTVHDLSLAEVHDCFTIAELLTYEAMGLAPVGQGHRLLEDGTVLCGGRLPVNASGGLKAKGHPIGATGVSMHVVSAMQLMGEAGDLQVPGATLAGVFNMGGSAVANYVSILERAL; encoded by the coding sequence ATGGGTGTATCGATCGTGGGCTGGGCACATTTGCCGTTTGGCAGGCTGGACGGCCTCGGGCTGGAAGACCTCATCACCCGCGCGGGCCGTGAGGCCTTGCAGCACGCGGGCATTGACGGCACGGTGGTGGATGGTGTGTGGCTGGGCAACCTCAACGGCGGGTTCACGCCCGATGTGTTTGCCTCGTCGCTGGTATTGCAATGCGACGATGCCTTGCGCTGGAAGCCCGCCACGCGGCTGGAGAACGCTTGCGCTTCAGGCTCGGCCGCCATCTATGCGGCGTGCGACGCGATCGAAGCTGGGCGCGCCAAGGTGGCCCTCGTCATCGGTGCCGAAAAAATGACCGCTGTATCCGGCGCCGAGACCACGCGTATCCTGGGCGAATGCGGTTATTCGGGCGAGGCCGGCCACCCGCCGGGCGGCTTTCCGGGCATTTTTGCTACCATTGCGCAGGACTACTTTGCCGCGCATGGCGACCACTCGTCCACCTTGGCACGCATCGCCGCCAAGAACCACGCCAACGGCGTGCTCAACCCCTGGGCCCACATGCGCAAGGACCTGGGTTTTGAGTTCTGCAACACCGTGTCCGAGCGCAACCCGATGATTGCCGCGCCGCTGCGCAAGACCGATTGCTCGCTGGTGTCCGACGGCGCGGCGGCGCTCATCCTGGCGGCCGATGGCGCGGTGGGCGACTTCCCCCGCGCCGTACGCTTCAAAGCGCGCGCGCAGGTCAACGACTATCTGCCCATGGCGCGCCGCCGGGTGGTGGACTTCGAGGGGCCACGGCGTGCCTGGCAACAGGCGCTGCAGCAGGCAGGTTGCACGGTGCACGACCTGTCGCTGGCTGAGGTGCACGACTGCTTCACCATCGCCGAACTGCTCACGTACGAGGCCATGGGCCTGGCGCCTGTGGGGCAGGGCCACCGCCTGCTGGAGGACGGCACCGTGCTGTGCGGGGGGCGTCTGCCCGTCAATGCCTCGGGCGGGCTCAAGGCCAAGGGCCACCCGATCGGCGCCACGGGCGTGTCGATGCATGTGGTGTCGGCCATGCAACTGATGGGCGAGGCGGGCGACCTGCAGGTGCCGGGCGCCACGCTGGCGGGTGTGTTCAACATGGGTGGCTCGGCCGTGGCCAACTACGTGAGCATTCTGGAGCGCGCACTATGA
- a CDS encoding AMP-binding protein — protein sequence MNIAHLLRRSALLHAHQPALLHGDQVLWTYGTLATRTAALAAHLRTQCGVAPGDRVAIYAANAPEYLEALHAILWAGAVSVPVNYKLHAKELAYVLADSGAQVVLTSEVLAPAVREADALQGAVLVFGSDAYRAAVAHPPMDVCDRAPHDVASLFYTSGTTGRPKGVMQTHRNLLAMTACYFTDVDDVLPGDAMVYAAPMSHGAGLYNYAQVLRGERHVVPLSGGFEPAELVQLAASVGQLTLFAAPTMVHRLVDHVRATGADVSGFKTIVYGGGPMYADDLRNALVVMGNRFAQIYGQGESPMTITALSRAQLADRDHPRWAERMVSVGVAQSLVEVRVVDATGQPVPTGETGEVVVRGDTVMLGYWNNPTATAQTLRDGWLCTGDMGALDADGFLTLKDRSKDVIISGGSNIYPREVEEVLLLHPQVREVAVVGQRDAEWGEVVVAFLVAGEGGAVADAVLDALCLAHIARFKRPKEYRWVEALPKNSYGKVLKTELRAMA from the coding sequence ATGAACATCGCCCACCTGCTGCGTCGCAGCGCCTTGCTCCACGCCCACCAGCCCGCGCTGTTGCACGGCGACCAGGTGTTGTGGACCTACGGTACGCTGGCCACCCGCACTGCAGCACTGGCCGCTCACCTGCGCACGCAGTGCGGTGTAGCCCCCGGCGACCGCGTGGCCATCTACGCCGCCAATGCGCCCGAGTACCTGGAGGCCCTGCACGCCATCCTGTGGGCGGGGGCCGTGTCGGTGCCGGTCAACTACAAGCTGCATGCCAAAGAGCTGGCCTACGTGCTGGCCGACTCCGGCGCGCAGGTGGTGCTGACCTCTGAAGTGCTGGCGCCCGCTGTGCGCGAGGCGGATGCACTACAGGGCGCGGTGCTGGTTTTCGGCTCTGACGCCTATCGCGCCGCGGTCGCACACCCTCCCATGGACGTGTGCGACCGAGCGCCGCACGATGTGGCCTCGCTGTTCTACACATCGGGCACCACCGGCCGTCCCAAGGGCGTGATGCAGACCCACCGCAATCTGCTGGCCATGACGGCCTGCTACTTCACCGATGTGGACGATGTACTGCCCGGTGATGCCATGGTCTACGCCGCGCCCATGTCGCACGGCGCGGGGCTTTACAACTACGCCCAGGTGCTGCGCGGCGAGCGGCATGTGGTGCCGCTGTCGGGCGGCTTTGAGCCTGCGGAACTGGTGCAGCTGGCGGCATCGGTCGGCCAGCTCACGCTGTTTGCCGCACCCACCATGGTGCACCGCCTGGTGGACCATGTGCGCGCCACGGGCGCCGATGTCTCGGGCTTCAAGACCATCGTCTACGGGGGCGGCCCCATGTATGCCGACGACCTGCGCAACGCCTTGGTGGTGATGGGCAACCGCTTTGCACAAATCTACGGCCAGGGCGAAAGCCCCATGACCATCACCGCCCTGTCGCGCGCCCAGCTGGCCGACCGCGACCACCCCCGCTGGGCCGAGCGCATGGTGTCGGTGGGCGTGGCGCAGTCGCTGGTGGAAGTGCGTGTGGTCGATGCCACGGGTCAGCCCGTGCCCACCGGCGAGACCGGCGAGGTGGTGGTGCGCGGCGACACCGTGATGCTCGGCTACTGGAACAACCCCACCGCCACGGCGCAGACCCTGCGCGACGGCTGGCTCTGCACCGGCGATATGGGCGCGCTGGATGCCGATGGTTTTCTCACGCTCAAGGACCGGTCCAAGGACGTGATCATCTCCGGCGGCAGCAACATCTACCCGCGCGAGGTGGAAGAGGTGCTGCTGCTCCACCCCCAGGTGCGCGAGGTCGCCGTGGTCGGCCAGCGCGATGCGGAATGGGGCGAGGTGGTGGTGGCCTTCCTGGTTGCGGGGGAGGGCGGGGCGGTGGCCGATGCGGTGCTGGATGCGCTCTGCCTTGCACACATTGCGCGGTTCAAGCGGCCCAAGGAATACCGGTGGGTGGAGGCGCTGCCGAAGAATAGCTATGGGAAGGTGTTGAAGACGGAGCTGCGTGCGATGGCTTGA